Part of the Oncorhynchus masou masou isolate Uvic2021 chromosome 24, UVic_Omas_1.1, whole genome shotgun sequence genome is shown below.
GCTATGGAGTCACAACAAGAGGAGCGGAAGAAAACAATGAATAAACAACATAGAACTCTACTTCTTTCTTTCTGTGCTTGACAGAAACTAAGAATGAGTCGGCACAAAAATACCCTTACTGTATATATTCATGTAAGTATGTACCGATACATGTCTAGTAAGGGTTAATGAAGAGTCAGGAAAGAAGCCATTGGATAATTCAGTGCACCTGAATGGAACGGGAACTGCTGCTTGGCTTCTCCTGTGTGAGCATCCCATATGATTGTAGTctggagggagaaacacacaaagaaaaacATCTCAATTAGAACACGCCTGAGAATAACAGAATGTTCTTTTAGTCCTGAATACCAGAAGAGGTGAATGAGCCTTCATAgcatttcatgtctttagctcacaacaaaaaaagaaaaaggcTGTTGGGTTCTTACCTTATCTACTCCGGCGCTAAGAATGAAGTTTCCTTTCTTGTTCCATTTCAATGCAAAAATGGGACCTTTGTGTTGACCCAGGGTACTGGCAAGATTACCTAGGGTTCAAATCATATATATTAGAGAGGAAACTGACAACATGTTAAGTTGAAAAAGAAGGTCAAAGTGGCAACCCACCATCCTTTGTCCAGATCCTGGCAAATCCATCATATGAGCCGGTTGCTAGTAAAGTACCCTCACTCTGTCAGGGGGAAGAGGTATAACACATATACATTAAGTTAAATGGAATGAAAGAGAATACATATTGTTCAGCACATGATTCTGCTCAATGAAACTTCCCTTGCCAGCCTACAGTACAACAAAACAGTATTACACCTCAAAATAATTGGGGTAATTAAAAAAGATCAAAGCTTTGAACATAAAAGCAGTTTGAAGTGGCTCCTAGTAACAGCATTCAGAACAGGAGCAGCGGACATAAATGTGGAAATAAAGTTATGGGATTTGTGAGCGGGAACATGGAgcaggcttgtgtgtgtgtgtagatctcTGACTCACATTCCAGTCTAATGATGTAACGTCTTTGTTGCTGGGGACATCCTGGCCTCCCTCCCGTATGCAGTGCCTCAGTACAAGCTGCGTGGAGCTGCTGGTGCTGTTCTCACTCAGGTTCCAGATCCGTGCCGTTGAGTCCCCAGACCTGCaccagagaggggagggacagttaGCACAGCCCAGAGCAATTACAATACAACAAAATAGCAACATAGAAAGGTCATGGGTCACTCATTCGTTCAATTAGGGTTGCAAAACTTTCCCacaattcccaggttttccagacaTCCCGGTTGGAAGATTCACGGAATCAGGAAATCCAGATCCTACAACCCGGATTTCTGGAATACCTGGGGTTTTGTGGAAAGTTACCATAATTTTGCAACTCTAACCAGGATACAGATAAATATAGGACTTTAATTATTTGAGCTTAATGCAATaacctcagagagagacagacactgacCCTGAGGCGAGCAGGTCGGAGACAGGGTTCCAAGCGCAGATGAACACCTCTGACTCGTGGCCTCGGAGCACCATGGCTTTGTTCTGGGGAATCTCCATGTCCCCGTCCACCTCCATCAAGTCTGCATGGTTGTCTGTATGGCACACAGAGAGCACCTCATCAGCATGTGCATGATCTGAATAACAAAACGTCCAGTATTGGCATTGACTCTTTTGGTAGTTTACATTCTCAACCACAACAATGATGTTCAAAATAACAGAACATGCACAAACTAGCCATAAAGAGCGAACTAATAGCAGAATGTTTTAGGGACATTATCCTCTTTCTCGCTCGGTGTGTTATGGTTAATAAACACTAAGCCCAGGGCCGTGGACTGAGACTCACTAGCTAAGGCGTGCGCTCCGTTCTCCTCGCCATTGGCCGTGTTCTCTCCATTCTTGGTGTTGGCTGTCATGTTGGTGGCATTGGCTGGGGGGGCCTGGGCCGCCTGCTGCTGGGCCAGCTTGTCTCGGTAGGCCTGCTGCCGTGTCTGCACCACGTCCGGCATTACCGCGTCGATGAGCGACAGGGACTCGATCGGCCGCCCGTCAAACAGTGTACCGTCCTGGGGACAGCAGAAAAGCTGGTTAGACTCAAAATCAAAGGCTTCAAACTGCTAAATAACTACTGTAGCTGTAAGCAATGGTAGGTTAAATCCAgttgaggctgctgaggggaggatggctcatggCACACGGAAACCATGTGATTGATACCATTCAAATAATTCTGCTCCACCCATTACCCCaaacccgtcctccccaattaagtttCCACCAACCTCCTTTGACTTAAATTAAAGGATAAAACACTAAAACAAATCACTAGAGAACCATCTATTAAAACGTAATGCAATGTATTATAAAGCTACATTGGTTGATAACTGCATAACTGAAGAACAGAAACCTCGCACTGCATTCATATGCTTTCTGATCAAACCGATGCCATGTTCTGCATTTCATCACAGTTAGCTTGGCTTGcagtaataaagtccacggaTTCCCTGATAAGATGATGTGATGCTGTGATAATAATGACTTGTGTGAATGAGGAGATGAGCTCACCTCATTAATGCTGACTTCAGCCTCCACGTACTGCAGGCCCTTCTGTATGATGGAGATGAGGGCAGCAGGGGGCACCAGGGCTCCATTGATGTTAGACTGACTGATGTGGCTCTCTATCCCAAACGTGAAGGCTGAGTGGGAAAACCCTGTAAGGGGAGGCATGAGGAGCATGTCAGTAGGCAGCACATTACATAGAGCAGATCCCTCCCTCTGGTGCCTCTGGAAATGGCACACTTCAAATAGCTCTGTGGTTGTTCTCAGAGTGCACATTTTCAGGGCACCCTTTAATAGCTATAGAACATTACATAAGGAGAATATACGGTAAGATTATTTCGAAAGCAGTCTGGCTTCAATTGCGTTTGCTTCCAGATGTGTGGTTGAAGCGTCAGATAGAGCCTACCTGACTCCTGTAGGTATCTGTACACCAGGAAGTTGACCTCATCACTGCTTATGCTCATCTTTATACCTGGTTACACCATGAGGTCAGCAAACAGGACACAGGCctgaagggaagggaggaggtggtggtgagaCAGTTGTTTATCCAAACTCAGAGCAACATATTTTCACACTATACCAATCACACTACATAGTGCTGCTAAGTAAGAACTGAAGCTAGGACTGGGGAGTGATTTCCTCCCAGAAGATGCCACTACCACTAACACATTGTCTGTGTGCAAAAATCCTTCCACAATCTGCTGTACACACAGTTCACACCAGGGCAGGGCAGCGGGGACCTGCTGTTGGGTGCTAACTGCTAACTGTGGACAGGAGCAGCAGCACTGCTACAGTGCGTCTCTCCTGCATGGCAAATAACAAGGTGTAGTACGCATTACCACCATTGCACCGCAGTGGCGCTGTTGAGTTAAAAAAGGAATCTCAGGATCTctgttgacagtgtgtgtgtgtgtgtgtgtgtgtgtgtgtgtgtgtgtgtgtgtgtgtgtgtgtgtgtgtgtgtgtgtgtgtgtgggggggggattcTCTTTCCATAGACGAGCTGTACTCTGGGCTGTAGTCCATCAATGAGAGCAGTGGTGTTTATCTCAGCCAGGTCTGACTCGGAGCAGCACAGGGTTAGTCTGGGACCTTGCAGAATCATGGTAGTGACAAACAAGCAAGCATGGGCATGACCACAGAATAGACCGTGTTTTAACTGGGTTCATCCATTCAGAGAGATATAGAACAGGAGCACAAACATCCTTCTCTctggagaaaccacttcaggacCTGTGCTACTGGTGTTTCACAAGAGTGACATCTGAAATAACGAATCAATAGGCAGCCATGCAGAACTGTACATTCACCCAAAGATACCTCAAATCTGAAGAGACATATTTCCGGTAGAATACTGGAGCACATTCTAATTTCCATGTCAAAACATAGCATGACCATAACAGAACTCTACAGAGAAGGTCCAATCTTAGTAGTCCTAGCTACTGAAGATAGTATTATTGAGGAAGTTTCaatgtatttatttgatttatttatttaactacgcaagtcagttaattaagaacaaattcctatttacaattacggcctaccacggccaaaccctaacccagatgatgcCTTGTCAACCATCATCAATTCTCTTAAGAGATGTGTAGGCCTATTCTTGACAAAAAACTGTCATAGGATGTGGTTTGTTTGCAAACCGTACAGAATTTTGTCATCTACTTTTATACTTGAACACACCCCTAGAGACGTAGTTCATTCCCTTTTCATCGCCATATCAAAGTGATGAGGTGTTGGTCTAttttgagagagtgagagagcacaGCTGTAGAGATGGAGCACTTCATCTTCCTGTAAAAGAAATGTTCACCTCTGCCCCATCTCCAGTCTCAGAAATGATGTCGTTTACTACTCGCCTACATCCCAAAGTGATTCTGGTAGGTATGTCATATGATCTTTTATACTTTTAACAATTGATATAAAAAATGTCTCAACACTGGTTCAGATGTTCCTGTCCTGCATGATGTCCGATCATGCCACTTTTACAGCCTTTGGTTTAGAATATAACATACATGTACAGTGTGTATACAAAGTCACCACCCCCTTTCAAACTGTTCACCTTTTGTTGCCTTACATCCTGAAATGAAAccacccccaaaaatattttcaaaAAAGTAAAACAGTAAAATACCCTATTTGGATAAGTGaatacacccccacccccacagaATTGCAATTCCAAATTTGCTGAGGTATAACCAACCATCTTCCAGATCACAAATCAAGCTAATTGGCTTCCATCTGTGATCATTAGTATTGACTTTGATTAGACAGAATAAAAGCAGTTGTTCATAGAGGACTCCACTGCTTCGTAGTGCAATTCAAAGCAAAGAATCAACTATGGGCAGAAAGGTACTTTCAAAAGGTCTACAAGATAAAGTTGTGGAAAGGCACAAATCAGGGAATGGATATAAAAAGATTTCAGATTTGTCCCTCGGAGCACAGTTAAGACCATTTTTAAGAAGTGGAAGGCGTATGGTTATGCCCAGACCCTGCATAGATCAGGCCGTCACTCCAAACCGGGCAAGGAGGAGACAGATCAGAGAGGTTACCAAGGATCCAATGGCGACTTTGAAGGAgcttcaggcctttatggcaaaGACTAGTCAATGTGTGCATGTGACCACATTATCACAAACGCTGCATTAATCTGGCCCCTGCAGGAGGGTGGCAAGAAAAAAAAACACCCCTAAAAAAATCCACATCAAGTGTCATTTGAGCTTTGCGAAAAAGCATATTGTAGATTCTGAGGCCAAGTGGAAAAAGGTGCTGTGGTCAGATGAGAACGAAATGTAACCTTTTGACCTGAATGCAAAACCATATGTCTGACGAAAACCCAATATATTCTTCCACCCAAAGAAGACCATGCCTACAATAAAAAAACACCATGCCTACAATAAAaaaacaccatgcctacagtgaactgacaccatgcctacagtgaactgacaccatgcctacagtatagaacaccatgcctgcagtatagaacaccatgcctacagtatagaacaccatgcctacagtgaactgacaccatgcctacagtatagaacaccatgcctacagtaaagaacaccatgcctacagtgaactgacaccatgcctacagtatagaacaccatgcctgcagtatagaacaccatgcctgcagtatagaacaccatgcctacagtaaaaaacaccatgcctacagtgaactgacaccatgcctacagtatagaacaccatgcctacagtatagaacaccatgcctacagtgaactgacaccatgcctacagtatagaacaccatgcctacagtatagaacaccatgcctacagtaaagaacacaatgCCTACAGTGAACtgacaccatgcctacagtatagaacaccatgcctgcagtatagaacaccatgcctgcagtatagaacaccatgcctacagtaaaaaacaccatgcctacagtaaagaacaccatgcctacagtatagaacaccatgcctgcagtatagaacaccatgcctacagcaCAGAACACCATGCCTGCAGCATAGAACACCATGCCtgcagtaaagaacaccatgcctacagtaaagaacaccatgcctacagtaaagaacaccatgcctacagtatagaacaccatgcctacagtgaactgacaccatgcctacagtgaactgacaccatgcctacagtatagaacaccatgcctgcagtatagaacaccatgcctacagtatagaacaccatgacCAAAGTAAAGAACATCATGCCTACAGTGAACtgacaccatgcctacagtatagaacaccatgcctgcagtatagaacaccatgcctacagtatagaacaccatgcctgcagtatagaacaccatatctacagtatagaacaccatgcctacagtgaactgacaccatgcctacagtgaactgacaccatgcctacagtatagaacaccatgcctacagtatagaacaccatgcctacagtaaaaaacaccatgcctacagtgaactgacaccatgcctacagtaaagagcaccatgcctacagtaaagaacaccatgcctacagtatagaacaccatgcctacagtaaaaaacaccatgcctacagtgaactgacaccatgcctacagtaaagagcaccatgcctacagtaaagaacaccatgcctacagtatagaacaccatgcctacagtgaactgacaccatgcctacagtaaactGACACCATGCCTACAGGAAACTGACACCATGCCTACAGGAAACTGACACCATGCCTACAGGAAACtgacaccatgcctacagtaaactcacaccatgcctacagtaaagaacaccatgcctacagtatagaacaccatgcctacagtatagaacaccacgcctacagtaTAGAACGCCACGCCTACAGTATAGAACGCCACgcctacagtatagaacaccattcctacagtatagaacaccatgcctacagtgaacagacaccatccctacagtataGAACGCCATGCCTACAGTGAACAGACACCACGCCGACAGTGAACAGACACCACGCCTATAGTATAGAACGCCACGCCTACAGTATAGAACGCCACGCCTACAAAAAAGAACACCATGGCTGCAGTGAACAgacaccatgcctacagtgaacagacaccatgcctacagtaaactgacaccatgcctacagtacagaacaccatgcctacagtacagaacaccatgcatacagtatagaacaccatgcctacagtatagaacaccatgcctacagtgaaCAGACACCGTgcctacagtatagaacaccatgtctacattATAGACCACCATGCCTACAGTGAACtgacaccatgcctacagtaaactGACACCATGCCTACATTAAACtgacaccatgcctacagtaaagaacaccatgtctacagtgaACTGACAACATGTCTACAGTAttgaacaccatgcctacagtaaagaacaccatgtctacagtaaagaacaccatgcctacagtgaaCTGACACCAtgcatacagtatagaacaccatgcctacagtatagaacaccatgtctacagtgaactgacaccatgtctacagtatagaacaccatgccaaacagattaccgaccatttcgaatctcaccataccttctctgctatgcaatctggtttcagagctggtcatgggtgcacctcagccacgctcaaggtcctaaacgatatcttaaccgccaacGATAAGAaatattactgtgcagccgtattcattgatctggccagggctttcgactctgtcaatcaccacatcctcatcggcagacttgacagccttggtttctcagatgattgccttgcctggttcaccaactacttctctgatagagttcagtgtgtcaaatcggagggtctgctgtccggacctctggcagtctctatgggggtgccacagggttcaattcttggaccgacgctcttctctgtatacatcaatgatgtcgctcttgctgctggtgagtctctgatccacctctacgtagacgacaccattctgtatacttctggcccttctttggacactgtgttaacaaccctccaggcaagcttcaatgccatacaactctccttccgtggcctccaattgctcttaaatacaagtaaaactatatgcatgctcttcaaccgatcgctgcctgcacctgcccgcctgcccAACATCACttctctggacggctctgacttagaatacgtggacaactacaaatacctacgtgtctggttagactgtaaactctccttccatacccatatcaaacatctccaatccaaagttaaatctagaattggcttcctatttcgcaacaaagcatccttcactcacgcggccaaacatacccttgtaaagctgaccatcctaccaatcctcgacttcggcgatgtcatttacaaagtggcctccaataccctactcagcaaattggatgcagtctatcacagtgcaattcgtttggtcaccaaagccccatatactacccaccattgcgacctgtacgctctcgttggctggaccctcgcttcatactcgtcgccaaacccactggctccatgtcatctacaagaccctgctaggtaaagtccccccttatctcagctcgctggtcaccatagcatcacccacctgtagcacgcgctccagcaggtatatctctctggtcacccccaaaaccaattctttctttggccgcctctccttccagttctctgctgccaatgactggaacgaactacaaaaatctctgaaactggaaacacttatcttcctcactagctttaagcaccaactgtcagagcagctcacagattcctgcacctgtacatagcccacctataatttagcccaaacaactacctctttccctactgtatttattttatttatttatttattttgctcctttgcaccccattatttttatttctactctGCACAtttttccactgcaaatctaccattccagtgttttacttgctatattgtatttactttgccaccatggcctttttttgcctttacctcccttatctcacctcatttgctcacatcgtatatagacttgttgatattgtattattgactgtatgtttgttttactccatgtgtaactcggtgtcgttgtatgtgtcaaactgcttaatcttggccaggtcgcaattgtaaatgagaacttgttttcaatttgcctacctggataaataaaggtgaaaaaaaaaaatgccTACAgtgaagaacaccatgcctacagtatag
Proteins encoded:
- the LOC135512922 gene encoding F-box-like/WD repeat-containing protein TBL1XR1 isoform X1; translated protein: MSISSDEVNFLVYRYLQESGFSHSAFTFGIESHISQSNINGALVPPAALISIIQKGLQYVEAEVSINEDGTLFDGRPIESLSLIDAVMPDVVQTRQQAYRDKLAQQQAAQAPPANATNMTANTKNGENTANGEENGAHALANHAHADEVLSVCHTDNHADLMEVDGDMEIPQNKAMVLRGHESEVFICAWNPVSDLLASGSGDSTARIWNLSENSTSSSTQLVLRHCIREGGQDVPSNKDVTSLDWNSEGTLLATGSYDGFARIWTKDGNLASTLGQHKGPIFALKWNKKGNFILSAGVDKTTIIWDAHTGEAKQQFPFHSAPALDVDWQSNNTFASCSTDMCIHVCKLGQDRPIKTFQGHTNEVNAIKWDPTGNLLASCSDDMTLKIWSMKQDTCVHDLQAHNKEIYTIKWSPTGPGTNNPNANLMLASASFDSTVRLWDVDRGICIHTLTKHQEPVYSVAFSPDGRHLASGSFDKCVHIWNTQTGALVHSYRGTGGIFEVCWNAAGDKVGASASDGSVCVLDLRK
- the LOC135512922 gene encoding F-box-like/WD repeat-containing protein TBL1XR1 isoform X2: MSISSDEVNFLVYRYLQESGFSHSAFTFGIESHISQSNINGALVPPAALISIIQKGLQYVEAEVSINEDGTLFDGRPIESLSLIDAVMPDVVQTRQQAYRDKLAQQQAAQAPPANATNMTANTKNGENTANGEENGAHALANNHADLMEVDGDMEIPQNKAMVLRGHESEVFICAWNPVSDLLASGSGDSTARIWNLSENSTSSSTQLVLRHCIREGGQDVPSNKDVTSLDWNSEGTLLATGSYDGFARIWTKDGNLASTLGQHKGPIFALKWNKKGNFILSAGVDKTTIIWDAHTGEAKQQFPFHSAPALDVDWQSNNTFASCSTDMCIHVCKLGQDRPIKTFQGHTNEVNAIKWDPTGNLLASCSDDMTLKIWSMKQDTCVHDLQAHNKEIYTIKWSPTGPGTNNPNANLMLASASFDSTVRLWDVDRGICIHTLTKHQEPVYSVAFSPDGRHLASGSFDKCVHIWNTQTGALVHSYRGTGGIFEVCWNAAGDKVGASASDGSVCVLDLRK